One Cedecea neteri DNA segment encodes these proteins:
- the sad gene encoding succinate-semialdehyde dehydrogenase: protein MQSVTGQTHAISRNPATGERIAVYPFENAAQIDAALARNQQAFNAWRVTPLNERAQKLRDLGAAVRKHGEAMAQMITAEMGKPILQARAEVAKSANLCDWYAEHGPAMLGAEATQVENNKAVIEYRPLGPILAVMPWNFPLWQVLRGAVPILLAGNSYILKHAPNVMGCAELIRQMFVDAGFVPSLFELLNVTPEGVSQAINDPRVAAVTVTGSGRAGAAIGAQAGAALKKCVLELGGSDPFIVLDDADLDEAVKAAVAGRFQNTGQVCAAAKRFIVEAGIAAAFTDRFIAELKNYEVGSPVEEANRIGPMARYDLRDELHEQVTTSLKQGAKLLIGGDKLPGEGNYYAPTVLTDVTPEMTAFRQELFGPVAAITVARDSEHALELANDSDYGLSATVYTANEQLALEMAARLECGGVFINGYSASDPRVAFGGVKKSGFGRELSHFGLHEFCNIQTVWKDRR from the coding sequence ATGCAATCAGTAACCGGGCAAACTCACGCCATTTCACGCAATCCCGCTACCGGTGAGCGCATTGCAGTTTATCCTTTCGAAAACGCCGCTCAGATTGATGCCGCGCTGGCCCGTAACCAGCAGGCGTTTAATGCCTGGCGCGTCACACCGCTTAACGAACGTGCGCAGAAGCTACGTGATTTGGGCGCGGCGGTACGTAAACACGGCGAAGCGATGGCGCAAATGATCACCGCCGAAATGGGCAAGCCTATTTTGCAGGCGCGCGCTGAAGTGGCGAAGTCCGCTAACCTTTGCGACTGGTATGCCGAGCACGGCCCGGCCATGCTGGGAGCGGAAGCGACTCAGGTTGAAAACAATAAGGCCGTGATTGAATACCGTCCGCTGGGGCCGATCCTGGCGGTAATGCCGTGGAACTTCCCGCTGTGGCAGGTGCTGCGCGGGGCGGTGCCAATTCTGCTGGCCGGGAACAGCTACATTCTGAAACATGCGCCAAACGTGATGGGCTGTGCTGAACTCATTCGCCAGATGTTTGTTGACGCGGGCTTTGTGCCGTCTCTGTTCGAACTGCTCAATGTGACGCCAGAGGGAGTCAGCCAGGCGATTAACGACCCACGCGTGGCCGCTGTCACCGTGACTGGCAGCGGCAGAGCTGGCGCAGCGATTGGCGCTCAGGCAGGCGCCGCGTTGAAAAAATGCGTGCTGGAGCTGGGCGGGTCCGATCCGTTTATCGTGCTGGATGATGCCGATCTCGATGAAGCCGTGAAGGCCGCCGTGGCCGGGCGCTTCCAGAACACCGGGCAGGTATGTGCCGCCGCGAAACGCTTTATCGTTGAAGCCGGAATTGCCGCAGCCTTTACCGACCGCTTTATTGCCGAGCTGAAAAACTACGAGGTAGGCTCGCCGGTGGAAGAAGCTAACCGCATTGGGCCGATGGCGCGCTACGATCTGCGTGATGAACTGCATGAGCAAGTGACAACGTCACTTAAGCAGGGCGCAAAACTGCTGATCGGCGGGGATAAATTGCCTGGCGAGGGCAACTACTATGCGCCGACAGTGCTTACGGATGTTACGCCAGAGATGACCGCGTTCCGCCAGGAGCTGTTTGGCCCGGTGGCGGCGATTACCGTCGCCCGCGACAGCGAGCATGCCCTTGAACTGGCAAACGACAGCGATTATGGCCTGTCTGCGACGGTGTATACGGCGAATGAACAGCTGGCCCTGGAGATGGCGGCACGCCTCGAATGCGGCGGCGTGTTTATCAACGGCTATAGCGCCAGCGATCCACGCGTGGCGTTTGGCGGGGTGAAAAAGAGCGGGTTTGGCCGCGAACTTTCGCACTTCGGGCTGCATGAGTTCTGTAATATTCAGACCGTGTGGAAAGACAGACGCTAG